A region from the Cryptococcus decagattii chromosome 5, complete sequence genome encodes:
- a CDS encoding 60S ribosomal protein L10 codes for MGRRPARCYRYCKNKPYPKSRYNRGVPDPKIRIYDLGRKKASVDDFPFCCHLVSDEYEQLSSEALEAARICANKYIVKNAGKEAFHMRVRVHPFHVIRINKMLSCAGADRLQQGMRGAWGKPYGSVARVNIGQVIMSIRCRDSNKAIIMEALRRARYKFPGRQKIIVSKKWGFTPLDRAEYEALKANKQVINDGAYVQFLKPKGPLLQNLRTAERA; via the exons ATGGGTCGTCGTCCCGCTCGTTGCTACCGATACTGCAAGAACAAGCC TTACCCCAAGTCGAGGTACAACCGTGGTGTCCCCGACCCCAAGATCAGGATCTACGATCTCGGTCGAAAGAAGGCTTCTGTCGACGACTTCCCCTTCTGTTGCCACCTTGTTTCCGACGAGTACGAACAGCTTTCCTCCGAAGCTCTCGAAGCCGCCCGTATCTGTGCCAACAAGTACATTGTCAAGAACGCCGGTAAGGAGGCCTTCCACATGCGTGTTAGGGTCCACCCCTTCCACGTTATCAGGATCAACAAGATGTTGTCCTGTGCTGGTGCGGATAGGTTGCAACAGGGTATGCGAGGTGCTTGGGGTAAGCCTTACGGCTCCGTCGCCCGTGTCAACAT CGGTCAGGTCATCATGTCCATCCGATGCCGAGACAGCAACAAGGCCATCATCATGGAGGCCCTCCGACGTGCCCGATACAAGTTCCCTGGACGACAGAAGATCATCGTTTCCAAGAAGTGGGGTTTCACTCCTCTCGACCGTGCCGAGTACGAGGCCCTCAAGGCCAACAAGCAGGTCATCAACGACGGTGCCTACGTTCAG TTCCTCAAGCCCAAGGGCCCCCTCCTCCAGAACCTCAGGACTGCGGAGCGTGCTTAA